One Carassius auratus strain Wakin chromosome 4, ASM336829v1, whole genome shotgun sequence DNA segment encodes these proteins:
- the LOC113066989 gene encoding gastrula zinc finger protein XlCGF7.1-like, producing the protein MEFIKEESKDVKIEVKHEDAEEQTDLMALKEKALLNEIEEDDQYEILHDFTTGENENLDIHRTIHTTESLFTCQQCGNRFTHKGSLYRHMRVHTGEKPYICPRCGNRFTHKESLNRHMTIHTGEKPYMCTQCGKSFSDPGNLKVHMRVHTGEKPFICHWCGSSFSQHVNLEAHMRIHTGEKPFTCKQCGKSFNRKGNLDNHMSVHTGKKPFTCNLCRKGFKEKRNLYAHRRIHNTERFFTCLQCGKSFGHKGYLNRHTRTHTEEKPYTCSQCGKGFSQKRYLDVHAKIHT; encoded by the exons atggagtttattaaagaggagagtaaAGACGTGAAGATCGAAGTCAAACATGAAGAtgctgaggaacaaacag ACTTAATGGCACTGAAAGAGAAAGCCTTACTCAATGAAATTGAAGAAGATGATCAGTATGAGATTCTTCATGATTTCACAACTGGAGAAAATGAAAATCTTGACATCCACAGGACAATTCACACTACGGAGAGCCTTtttacctgccaacagtgtggaaaccGTTTCACTCATAAAGGAAGCCTTTACAGGCACATGAGAGtacacactggagaaaagccttacaTATGCCCTCGGTGTGGAAACCGTTTCACTCATAAAGAAAGCCTTAACAGGCACATGAccattcacactggagagaagccttacatgtgcactcagtgtggaaagagtttcagtgaTCCTGGAAACCTTAAAgtccacatgagagttcacactggagagaagccttttatCTGCCACTGGTGTGGAAGTAGTTTCAGTCAACATGTAAATCTTGAAgctcacatgagaattcacaccggagagaagcctttcacctgcaaacagtgtggaaaaagtttcaacaGAAAAGGAAACCTTGATAACCACATGAGTGTTCACACTGGAAAGAAACCCTTCACCTGCAATCTGTGTAGAAAAGGTTTCAAGGAAAAACGAAACCTTTATGCCCACAGGCGAATTCACAATACTGAGAGATTTTTCACCTGCCtacaatgtggaaagagtttcggTCATAAAGGATACCTTAACAGGCACACGAGAACTCACACTGAGGAGAAGCCTTACACATGCTCCCAGTGTGGAAAGGGTTTCAGTCAAAAACGATACCTTGACGTTCATGCAAAAATTCACACTTGA